The proteins below come from a single Pelagibaculum spongiae genomic window:
- a CDS encoding DMP19 family protein, with the protein MQASTLTDASKLSNDSMGQDPRQLIQQLQELAQSLPKKKLQKFQQTCDQLITCLQLPADPFAELKSFGSSLDDILPHRTDAEPLLILSTIAFQLELRGEPHNPVEQTVCAISGLLSEMSSGGFIEYLESAAGDYAAVLSEILHRLDAVAHLNLLDQVFGLLGEMPSTDHDLRVAMMDRMMANQTVEQWQMLNLQYQQLQEPLAMITMQYVEQNKQKIRL; encoded by the coding sequence ATGCAAGCAAGTACGCTGACCGATGCAAGTAAACTGTCTAATGATTCGATGGGGCAAGACCCTCGTCAGTTGATACAACAGTTACAAGAACTCGCCCAGAGTTTACCGAAAAAAAAGCTACAGAAATTCCAGCAAACTTGTGATCAATTGATTACTTGTTTGCAGCTACCGGCGGATCCCTTCGCTGAGCTGAAATCTTTTGGTTCAAGTCTTGATGATATCTTACCCCATCGCACCGATGCCGAGCCGTTATTAATTCTATCGACGATCGCTTTTCAGCTGGAATTGCGTGGAGAGCCGCATAATCCGGTTGAGCAAACAGTCTGTGCAATCAGCGGCTTGTTATCGGAAATGTCGTCAGGTGGCTTTATTGAATATCTGGAAAGTGCCGCAGGTGATTATGCCGCTGTTTTATCGGAAATTTTGCATAGGCTCGATGCTGTAGCTCATTTGAATCTGTTGGATCAGGTATTTGGTTTGCTAGGTGAAATGCCGTCAACAGACCATGACCTACGAGTGGCCATGATGGATCGAATGATGGCCAACCAAACGGTAGAGCAATGGCAGATGCTGAATCTGCAATATCAGCAGCTGCAAGAGCCTTTGGCAATGATCACCATGCAGTATGTTGAGCAAAATAAGCAGAAAATCCGACTATAG
- a CDS encoding prolyl oligopeptidase family serine peptidase has translation MDHGHFEKSVTQQVDFDYLMYHPRHTAFGELPLILFLHGAGERGDDIELVKQHGPLKEISEDADFPAIIVAPQCPKGEWWNIEALYHFLEGICQQYAINRNKIYATGLSMGGYACWRMACRYPELFAAIAPVCGGGDPESAHKLTHLPIWTFHGAKDDLVPLSETRKMVDAVKKNNKFRQNNILFTIYSETGHDSWSETYANPELYRWILRQKKTI, from the coding sequence ATGGACCATGGTCACTTTGAAAAATCGGTAACCCAACAAGTTGATTTTGACTATTTAATGTATCACCCAAGGCACACGGCTTTTGGTGAATTACCACTTATTCTATTTCTGCACGGAGCCGGTGAACGCGGCGATGACATTGAATTAGTCAAACAACATGGTCCATTAAAAGAAATTTCAGAAGATGCCGATTTTCCAGCCATCATAGTTGCTCCACAATGCCCTAAAGGAGAATGGTGGAACATTGAAGCCTTGTATCATTTCCTGGAAGGTATCTGCCAGCAATACGCCATCAACAGAAACAAAATCTATGCCACCGGGCTGAGCATGGGAGGTTACGCCTGCTGGCGAATGGCTTGCCGTTATCCTGAATTATTTGCAGCAATAGCACCTGTCTGCGGCGGTGGTGACCCGGAAAGTGCCCACAAGCTGACCCACCTGCCAATCTGGACTTTTCACGGTGCAAAAGATGATCTTGTTCCTTTATCTGAAACCCGGAAAATGGTCGATGCAGTGAAAAAAAATAATAAATTCCGCCAGAATAATATCCTGTTCACTATCTATTCAGAAACAGGCCATGATAGCTGGAGCGAGACTTATGCTAATCCAGAATTGTATAGGTGGATATTGCGGCAGAAAAAAACGATATAG
- a CDS encoding MOSC domain-containing protein → MNLSTSLLEIRLGQNQKLFEIDSLTAIDKQTVSQVEVHALGLVGDQQAESFHGGTERALLQFDCDHYAILKQQFPESETYFKNGGFGENLVAQGFNEHNICIGDQISIGSVILEVSQPRQPCFKLNYRFKQQSLSQFSQDNSITGWFYRVIKPGVISTDDSLELIARPLPQWTIAQVQYYLYHDLKNQTAMQQLLELPQLAKETKSVFEKRMQRQQVENWQERLVG, encoded by the coding sequence ATGAATTTATCAACATCTCTGCTGGAAATTCGCCTTGGCCAAAACCAAAAGCTTTTTGAAATAGACAGCTTAACTGCAATTGATAAGCAAACTGTTTCACAAGTTGAGGTGCATGCATTGGGCCTAGTCGGCGACCAGCAAGCCGAAAGTTTCCATGGTGGTACCGAACGTGCCTTATTACAGTTTGACTGCGATCACTACGCCATATTAAAGCAACAGTTTCCTGAATCAGAAACCTATTTTAAAAATGGTGGCTTTGGTGAAAACTTAGTTGCACAAGGATTTAACGAGCACAATATTTGTATTGGCGATCAAATTTCTATTGGCAGTGTAATACTGGAAGTCAGCCAACCTCGCCAGCCTTGTTTCAAATTAAACTATCGATTTAAGCAGCAATCACTTTCGCAATTTTCCCAAGATAACAGCATCACGGGCTGGTTTTACCGCGTGATTAAACCTGGCGTAATTTCCACCGATGACTCACTAGAGTTAATTGCTCGCCCATTACCCCAATGGACGATTGCTCAAGTTCAGTATTACCTCTACCACGATCTGAAAAACCAAACAGCAATGCAGCAGCTGCTTGAATTGCCACAGCTAGCAAAAGAAACCAAAAGCGTTTTTGAAAAACGCATGCAACGGCAGCAAGTTGAAAACTGGCAAGAACGGTTGGTGGGATAG
- a CDS encoding pyridoxal-phosphate-dependent aminotransferase family protein produces MSDYPAVRTLMGPGPSDIHPRVLQALARPTIGHLDPQFVALMDKVKVLLRYAFKTENPLTMAVSAPGSAGMETCFTNLMEPGDKVLVCINGVFGKRMLENVTRLGGIPVVLEFPWGEAVDPAKVEQALKADSEIAIVAFVHAETSTGVCSDPKPIADLARQHDCLTIVDTVTGLGGIELDVDGWGLDAVYSGSQKCLSCVPGLSPVTFNDRAIAKIKARTHPVPSWFLDLTLVMDYWLDSEGTGGKRAYHHTAPVNSIYALHESLVMLKNEGLENSWQRHAAMHQKLAQGLEALGLELIVDSSIRLPQLNLVKIPEGIDDAAFRKQLLEKYNLEIGAGLGAFAGKAWRIGLMGYAAREENIQLCLGAIKETLAEMRS; encoded by the coding sequence ATGTCTGATTATCCAGCAGTAAGAACACTAATGGGGCCAGGCCCTTCCGATATTCATCCTCGTGTACTACAGGCGTTAGCGCGTCCGACCATTGGCCACTTGGATCCTCAGTTTGTTGCCTTGATGGACAAGGTTAAAGTGCTGCTTCGCTATGCATTCAAAACTGAAAACCCTTTAACTATGGCAGTATCAGCCCCCGGCTCCGCTGGCATGGAAACCTGCTTTACCAACCTGATGGAGCCAGGAGACAAGGTTCTAGTCTGTATTAATGGTGTATTTGGTAAGCGGATGTTGGAAAACGTCACTCGCCTTGGTGGCATTCCAGTGGTACTGGAATTCCCATGGGGTGAAGCCGTTGACCCAGCGAAAGTAGAACAAGCATTAAAAGCCGATTCAGAAATCGCCATCGTCGCTTTTGTTCATGCCGAAACCTCTACCGGTGTTTGCAGTGACCCTAAACCAATTGCTGATTTAGCGCGTCAACATGACTGTTTAACCATCGTCGATACAGTCACTGGTTTGGGTGGTATTGAGCTGGACGTTGATGGTTGGGGATTAGACGCCGTTTATTCCGGCAGCCAAAAGTGCTTGTCCTGTGTGCCGGGTTTATCACCGGTGACCTTCAATGATCGCGCTATCGCTAAGATCAAGGCGCGCACTCACCCTGTGCCAAGTTGGTTTTTAGATTTAACGCTAGTGATGGATTATTGGCTAGATAGCGAAGGTACTGGCGGCAAGCGTGCTTACCATCACACCGCGCCGGTTAACTCAATTTATGCTTTGCATGAATCATTAGTCATGCTGAAAAACGAAGGGCTAGAAAATAGCTGGCAGCGCCATGCAGCAATGCATCAAAAATTGGCGCAAGGCTTGGAAGCACTTGGCCTTGAGTTAATCGTTGATAGCAGTATACGGCTACCGCAGTTAAACCTAGTCAAGATTCCTGAAGGAATTGACGACGCGGCCTTCCGCAAACAATTACTGGAAAAATACAATCTGGAAATTGGCGCAGGACTAGGTGCCTTTGCTGGCAAAGCATGGCGAATTGGTTTGATGGGCTATGCCGCGCGTGAAGAAAATATCCAGCTCTGTTTAGGCGCAATTAAAGAAACACTGGCTGAAATGCGCAGTTAA
- a CDS encoding prolyl oligopeptidase family serine peptidase has protein sequence MYKTKKNQQFKYPKAHVGDQIDQYFSTEVADPYRWLEDDCSQQTGNWVKEQNQFTKSVLGQLSGREVIKSQLKKHQDFERLEVPFIKGKYIWFFKNSGLQNQSVLYRQSLDQTEEAEVFLDPNLFNSNGTASLAGYQFSVTGKYLAYQVSENGSDWNRIYVVEVASGERINSTGIESKFSDLAWVGDKGFYYSRYDRGCNDSFSVKNDQHKLYYHLLGGREDTLVFGNTDEQESRYVSAEVSEDGRYLFAYSCKTTSGNRLFIKDLSQPDHGWVAAVTDEGSSVWYLVSDQGWIYFYTNLDAVNGKVVRCRADKSQPEYWETVIAETDHAMDCNISGKYFFAHYVVDVCSRVKQYDFSGNYIQDIALPGLGSVEGFAAEKNQKKTFFGFSNYTTAKEIYCLDLDTQEIELFKSSSSPFKGTDYLSEQVFYPSKDGTCIPMTIVRHKKTQLTKKNPTILYGYGGFQASLLPEFDPNIAAWLELGGIYAVANLRGGSEYGKAWHDAGCRLNKQNVFDDFIAAAEFLIDKQYTNSDFLAINGASNGGLLVAAVMLQRPELFKVVVPEVGVLDMLRYHTFTAGAGWSYDYGTAEDSQEMFEYLKAYSPVHNVISDVNYPATLILTSDHDDRVVPAHSFKFSAALQAHSNGTNPQLIRIETDAGHGAGTPTSKRLEAKADVYGFILQQMDFSLL, from the coding sequence ATGTACAAAACAAAGAAAAATCAGCAGTTTAAATATCCGAAAGCTCATGTTGGAGATCAAATTGACCAGTATTTTTCAACAGAAGTTGCCGATCCATATCGCTGGTTAGAAGATGACTGCAGTCAGCAGACTGGAAATTGGGTTAAAGAGCAAAATCAGTTCACCAAGTCAGTATTAGGTCAGCTCTCTGGGCGTGAGGTGATAAAATCGCAGCTGAAAAAACATCAGGATTTTGAGAGACTGGAAGTTCCTTTTATCAAAGGGAAGTATATTTGGTTTTTTAAAAATAGTGGATTGCAAAACCAAAGTGTCTTGTATCGTCAGTCATTAGACCAAACTGAGGAAGCAGAAGTATTTTTAGACCCTAATCTGTTTAATTCCAATGGAACCGCTTCACTTGCTGGTTATCAGTTCTCTGTAACCGGAAAGTATCTGGCATATCAGGTTTCTGAAAATGGTAGTGACTGGAACCGGATTTATGTTGTCGAAGTTGCTAGTGGAGAGCGCATCAACTCGACAGGAATCGAAAGTAAGTTCTCTGATTTGGCTTGGGTTGGAGATAAGGGGTTTTATTATTCCCGTTATGACAGGGGTTGTAACGATAGTTTTTCAGTGAAAAACGATCAGCACAAGCTTTATTATCACCTCCTAGGTGGCAGAGAAGATACTCTGGTATTTGGCAATACTGATGAGCAGGAAAGTCGATATGTTTCTGCTGAAGTTAGTGAAGATGGTCGCTACCTGTTTGCTTATTCGTGCAAAACAACATCAGGTAATCGACTTTTTATAAAAGATTTATCTCAGCCAGATCATGGCTGGGTTGCAGCCGTAACCGATGAAGGTAGCTCGGTGTGGTATTTGGTAAGTGATCAGGGGTGGATCTATTTTTACACCAACCTCGATGCTGTCAACGGCAAAGTTGTACGCTGTCGTGCGGATAAATCGCAACCAGAGTATTGGGAAACGGTTATTGCTGAAACTGATCATGCAATGGATTGCAATATTTCAGGTAAATATTTTTTTGCGCATTATGTCGTCGATGTCTGCTCTCGAGTAAAGCAATATGATTTTTCAGGCAATTATATTCAGGACATAGCACTTCCTGGTTTAGGTTCTGTAGAAGGGTTCGCAGCTGAAAAAAATCAGAAAAAAACCTTCTTTGGCTTTAGCAACTACACTACGGCAAAAGAAATCTATTGCCTAGATCTTGATACGCAGGAAATTGAATTATTCAAGTCTTCATCTTCGCCATTTAAAGGCACTGATTACCTTTCCGAGCAAGTATTCTACCCATCGAAAGATGGTACGTGTATTCCTATGACGATTGTTCGGCATAAAAAAACTCAGTTAACCAAGAAGAATCCAACCATTCTTTATGGTTATGGTGGTTTTCAGGCAAGCTTGCTTCCTGAATTCGATCCCAATATTGCAGCATGGCTTGAACTAGGGGGGATATATGCGGTTGCGAATCTTCGTGGTGGTAGTGAGTATGGTAAAGCATGGCATGATGCGGGTTGTCGCTTAAACAAGCAAAATGTTTTTGATGACTTTATTGCAGCGGCAGAATTTTTAATTGATAAGCAATATACCAACAGTGATTTTTTGGCCATTAATGGTGCATCTAATGGTGGCTTGCTTGTGGCGGCAGTAATGCTGCAACGACCAGAATTATTTAAAGTGGTTGTTCCTGAGGTAGGGGTTTTGGATATGTTGCGTTATCACACCTTTACTGCTGGTGCCGGTTGGTCATATGACTATGGAACAGCAGAAGATAGTCAGGAAATGTTTGAGTATTTAAAAGCATACTCTCCAGTACATAATGTTATTTCGGATGTAAATTATCCTGCCACGCTAATTTTGACTTCTGATCATGATGATCGAGTGGTTCCTGCACATTCTTTTAAGTTTTCTGCTGCACTTCAGGCTCACAGTAATGGAACCAATCCACAACTGATTCGTATTGAAACTGATGCTGGTCATGGAGCGGGAACGCCGACGAGCAAACGGCTAGAGGCCAAGGCTGATGTATATGGTTTCATTTTACAGCAGATGGATTTTTCTTTGCTTTAG